A single Gopherus flavomarginatus isolate rGopFla2 chromosome 24, rGopFla2.mat.asm, whole genome shotgun sequence DNA region contains:
- the TBXA2R gene encoding thromboxane A2 receptor, whose amino-acid sequence MGANGSPASELGSCFRSTNLSTTLSTTLSANLSEKLIVSRWFSTAFGSIGLASNLFALCVLVSSSRKMHSRARSSFLIFLCGLVVTDFLGLLVTGTIIISYHFTKFNWMVVDPACYLCNFLGLSMVFFGQCPLLLGATMAGERFFGINRPFSRSTSMSKRRAWFMVGLVWAFSFSLGLLPILGLGDYTLQYPNSWCFITLLHDPKNVTFCLIFALLGILAVGLSFLFNTVSVVTLCRVYHDRESVQRRRDSEVEMMVQLVGIMIIATVCWLPLLIFIIQTVLQAPAPGLLPRQIPRQTEEMLLIYLRMVTWNQILDPWVYILFRRAVLKRIYPSLKARPSIVSLYPMLNPSLRRKLTQESVLQ is encoded by the exons ATGGGGGCCAATGGCAGCCCGGCCAGCGAGCTGGGCTCGTGTTTCCGCAGCACCAACCTCAGCACCACCCTCAGCACCACCCTCAGCGCCAACCTCAGCGAGAAGCTGATTGTCTCGCGCTGGTTCTCCACCGCCTTCGGCAGCATCGGCCTTGCCTCCAACCTGTTTGCCCTCTGCGTGCTGGTCAGCTCCTCCCGGAAGATGCACAGCCGCGCCCGCTCCTCCTTCCTCATTTTCCTCTGCGGCCTGGTGGTGACGGACTTCCTGGGCCTGCTGGTGACCGGGACCATCATCATCTCCTACCACTTCACCAAGTTCAACTGGATGGTGGTCGACCCCGCCTGCTACCTCTGCAACTTCCTGGGCCTCTCGATGGTCTTCTTCGGCCAGTGCCCGCTGCTGCTGGGCGCCACCATGGCTGGGGAGCGCTTCTTCGGCATCAACCGCCCCTTCTCCCGCTCCACCAGCATGTCCAAGCGCCGAGCCTGGTTCATGGTAGGCCTGGTCTGGGCCTTCTCCttctccctgggactcctgcccatCCTGGGCCTGGGGGACTACACCCTGCAGTACCCCAACTCCTGGTGCTTCATCACGCTGCTGCATGACCCCAAGAACGTCACCTTCTGCCTGATCTTCGCCCTGCTGGGCATCCTGGCCGTCGGCCTCTCCTTTCTCTTCAACACGGTCAGCGTGGTGACGCTGTGCCGGGTCTACCACGACCGCGAGTCGGTGCAGCGGCGGCGGGACAGCGAGGTGGAGATGATGGTGCAGCTCGTGGGCATTATGATCATTGCCACCGTGTGCTGGTTGCCCTTGTTG atcTTTATCATCCAGACGGTCCTGCAGGCGCCCGCCCCCGGCTTGCTGCCCCGCCAGATCCCGCGGCAGACGGAGGAGATGCTGCTCATCTACCTGCGCATGGTCACCTGGAACCAGATCCTGGACCCCTGGGTCTACATCCTCTTCCGCAGGGCCGTGCTAAAGCGCATCTACCCCAGCCTCAAGGCACGGCCCTCCATCGTCTCCCTCTACCCCATGCTCAACCCCTCACTGCGCCGCAAGCTCACCCAGGAGTCCGTGCTGCAGTAG